In Phoenix dactylifera cultivar Barhee BC4 chromosome 1, palm_55x_up_171113_PBpolish2nd_filt_p, whole genome shotgun sequence, the genomic stretch CCTTTCAAACAACTATTCTTCTGGATTCTATTTGTCATCCATATACAtactattcttcttcttcttatacttttatttttctatgtcTCTAGATTGTTGGCTTTATAACGCCATCAACTTGCCACCAATGAGTCCAGAGCCATGGGCACCACCTTATTTGATCCCTATTTTTTTGCCAAGTTTGTGCTTTGGATTGTGAAGAGAATGGTTGTCGTTTGCTTATTCCTACAGTGGATAGTTTGGATGCTGAGACTTTCTGAGTCCAAGTGAAGAGATGGTGGGGAGCAGGCAGGTACAGGGGTTTGGAAAGTTGAGATGAGCACTGGCACCAAATATAGAGGGAGCAAAtcagcttttttattttttttccttcctcttctcATAAATGAGCCTTGCATACATAATTGGTGCAAAAACCTTGCTTCTCTAATGCTTTTTTGGACTCACTACATGCCCATGGCCCAAAATTTTCCATTTATCTACGATGTATGCATGCATCTGTCTATCTATTTGTCTGTCTGtctatccatatatatatatatatatatatatatatatatatggatagaCAGACAGACAAATAGATAGAcagatgcatgcatatatatatatatatatatattatatatatatatatatatatgagtttgCATATGCGTATAATTTTAATTTGTGATGTGCTTGCATATCGGCGCAATATGCGTCACAGTATCTTTGCTTGCAAGCCTGGTGATAGAGAGCTATATATTGGCCGGCGTACAGGTATGATCGATGGTGATGGAAAAAATAATGAATGGAGTTAAAcacttcaaatataatttaaaaaataaagataactaTTACTTGTGGAATCTAATTCAATCAAGAGGTGTTGGTCAATCGGATGATCCATGACCACAAAGAAAAAGACTCTAgccataagatttttttttttctttttcttcagaaCAATAGACCGAGGGTCACCAATTAGAGCTGCCAGAGTCGAAAACCTTGGAATACCAAATACTGAAACCAGAACCTCTCCCAAATGGAAGTGGATGCAAGTACTAggctatattttggtttacttTAAAGAAAGGATACTATAAAAAACCAATCAGAAGCATTTTTAAAACAATATATTGCTTCATGCACAGGTTTTCCAAGTTTTGATATTGCCACTGCCGTGAGAAGCTCAAGGAGGACACTGTAGATAGGTGCTACTGTATTAATATTTCAATAAAtgatctctctctgtctctctctatctatctatctctatctctcttGTGCTTACTTTTGCCTCTTTGCTTCATTCCAAGAAGAAGATTTCAATGTTGCATTAAAAAAACTATTGAGCTATTGCCGGCTCAACAATCATGGTAAGAACAATAGGAAGAAAAACATGTTATGGGATGTGGACATTAATAAACTATAAAATCATGGAGATGGGAATGAAAGACATACTATTGTATTAATTAATATTGAGCTATTTCCCTATAATGGATTCTTTCAATAATAAACTATAACAATTCACCTTTCACAAAAGAGATGAGAATGAAAGACATACTACGGGGATTTAATGTGAGATCGTGTATCAATCCCTTCAAAAGAACCATGCGATGAAAGCAAACCATTATGTTAATTAAGATGTTTATCTTACATAAAATCATGGATAGCTTGTATCCATGTCCAAACCCTACATGTTGCTTTTATTAGGATCTTAGACATGGACCCATTTCAAGCTACTTCCAATGGCCAAAACTAAACTTGAACCGTGTTAGTTCGTTCCAATTCTTAAATCTACTATTCTCATGGATTCTTCTCTTCCATTAACACAATGCCATTGCCTGAAAAAATGTAGCCCTTTTTCTTTCCCATTATGCTTACATATCGGAACTCACTAATCAGCCAGCTAATTGGTTGCCTTGGCAATGTCAAACTAAGAGGGCATTCCCttgaacctttttttttattccctatTCAATATTACACGAAGAATTGGAGCAGACAAACTCATGGCTTTGGAGTAGCAACTTCTTTTGAGGAATCAAGTTTGGTTAGTATTTGGAGCTTCAAAGTTGGTGAGTTTGGATTTGATAGGACAGAAGACAAAGGAATTAAACTTGTGGCCAAAAACCATGGCCATGGGAGCACATATAATCCCACCATGATTGTCTTTTTAGTAAATAAGCATTCATTTGCCAGATGGCAGAGTCTTCTCTCCTTAATATTTTTAACTCTTCAAGATAGCAACCCCTTCTTTAAATTTAAGAGAGTTGAAAGGCGTGGGTTTGGACACAAATGAATGAAAAGATATGTACTGTCTTAATGGCTCTAGAGAGGAAGGGCCCCCTCAAAAGACAAGGTGGGCGTTTCACGTTTCTAACACATACTGCTGCCAATTGCGTATCAAATGATGTGAACATTGAGCTAATAGAGCACAAggtttagaataattaaaagaAAGGTGACCTCGATAAGgaattatgatttatgaataaaCTAATTGAATCTTATACCTTCCGTGAAAAGCTGTCCAGTTCCAAGATTAATATCAAACTTATCCATAATTATAAACTAAAGTTTGTTCAAACATTACTTGGAATTAGATATTCTTAGTTGAATAAGTGGTTCTTTTGCACTAGTATAGGAAAGCTTATCATAGACTCCATATATTAAGCCACATGCACTATGAAGATGTTCTCAGATTACCTCAATTTGGatgaagaaaataataattaagtCATCAGAAATACCTAATTACCACTTAATAAATTATCAGAAATTTTTTTGATTGAAACTTTGCTACGGAAGTTTCTATGAGTTTTTCTAAAGGTAGTTGTTCTTTTCAGCTTGATATAAAAAGGAGAACGTAGGTGGAAGATGAGCTGATGGATGTGAAAAAGACTAAAGCCTTATCGCCAAAGAAATGAATGAGGAAAAATTCCAACCCACTGCCTTCAGCCTCATGCCTGTATCCATTAAGGACAAGACTGGCCTGCTCCTTTATTGGTATGAACGAAGACAAGGAGAAAACATGCCCTTGTGCTGCCCAGAGACCACAACGTTAAGAGAGCAAAGGCATGGGACCCAGAACTGGCTGTGCATATATATTTGATACCAAGATGGCTTACGTAAATGAGTAACCTATCTGTCACTCTTCTTtgtaaaaaaatctaaaaacaaaaattgtattttattcatttttcagatttcttaaaaaaatatatgtttgatttgctcttttttttaaatgaagaCCCCAGACATGGCGAGGACGAAAAATAACCCTCCATTAGGcagaaacaaaattaaaaaaaacagaaatgatggaagttgttaaaaaaaataaaaacagaaacaaaataacaaaatagtTTCTGCATTAGATCCAGTATAtctattttataaataaaaaataaaaaaaataataccaaACCGAGCCTAGGTAGAATCTTATAGGCTAAAGGCCATGCATCACGCCATGAATCTTATAGGCTCCATCCACTATTTGCTCAGGCCATGTTGGTGCATGTAgtataggatataatttcttctGAAGAAACCTTTTGCTGCAAAGGATATTTGGAGCCTGAAcataacaaagaaaaaaatatttgtttattCAGCATAAAATGGCTGATGCTAGCATCAGAATAAAGAGGATTCCCATGCTTTGTTCAAGTCCATCATTACCCACATGTATGCCCTCTGCATCACTAACCTAGGATCCATCCACCACTTGAGAGGACAGTCAGCACCCCCACAGGTGTACCCTTGTCTTTCCTTTTGTCCCCTTTAATTGCATTGCTTATGATCTTTTTGCAGACATTATTTATTATAACAAACAAAGGAAGCCTAGATTTATCAGACAACAAGAGTCAGAAAACCTGCATCACTTGGGCTATGTTTCTACCACTCCATGACATGGAAATGAAACGGACAGACTGGAGAGAATGATGGCAACATATTGGTCACCATAAGATGGCAGACCATATGATTGAAGGAAACCACAAGTAATTAGTTTCTCCACCACAAGCAACATAAGCTATTAAAAGAACACAAAAGGGAAGGACAAGCGAGGGCATAGAAAatgagaaagaaacaaagaggtAGATGCTTCCTATGACAAATAGTCTGACAGAGGCCAAATGACAATAGAATCTACAGagtgatgaactattaaatctTTTTACACTACAACCAACAAACCGAAAGAAGTAAAGGGCACagataaaaggaaaaaagcaaacacaaaaagtaAGGAAGAAATAGAGAAGGACATGCTTTCTATGAAAAAAGTTCAGCAACAATGCAAGCCCATATGACAGAGATTCAAGTATGCAACAGAGGCCAATGTTTCTACAGCAGAATTTACAGTGTGATATAAATAGGCAGCATGACTcctcttcacacactctctccctCAAAAAACCATGTCTCTTAAGCTATATCACAAACCAACACCACCAACTCActtaattaaacaaatataattTAACCAGAATAAACAAACCAATAAAAATAACAGAGAAGAAAGAACACCTTTTAACTCCTCTAAAGAAAGCCCAACACCCCCTCCCAATTCTTTCTCTTATTACGTTCCATCTAATTCATGAGGCAAACAGGCAGCTTCTCATATGGATCCAGAAGAGCTCTTGGCCTTGGATCTGTAAAGgagcttcttcttcttggaGGTAGGGTTGTCGACAATAAGAACCACCTTGCCGGGCTCACCAACCTTGAAGGAGGTCTTCACCACAGGATCATCAGTGGCAGCCAACTTCCTTGTCTTCTGGACAATCACTGTGTACCCATCCTCTGCATCCGGGACAAACTCAGCTCCATAGCTCACCTCCCATCCCAAGACCCGGAGCTCCCAGACCACAAGGCATGTCTGCTAGGTTAGCATTCAAATCCCGACAAATAGATTACTAAGCCATCTAAAAAGGAGCAAAAGTTGTGAAGTTGTATATGACTACCAATTAGGCCAGATTGATTTGATAAAAAAGCATAGAGGATGGAATCATGTTGTAAGACTTTGAGGGAAGAATGAAGGTATCAGACCTCGGCAACTGGAATTTCTACTGTTTGCTTGGATGAAGGCTTGATGGTGACTTCAGTAACAGCATCTGAAGTGGTGAAATCAGGGTCGCTGTCCTTGCTTAGGCCTCCATATTGAATTGGGACCTGCTCGGGTGCAATGTATCTGTAGCAAAGAAAGGCAGAAACCATAATAATGACAGATTTTACCACATAATTCGAAAAGAACATAGTGCGGTGGAAGAAACTGCAGGAAATCTTTACGAACTTGAAGAGGGTCTCTGCTGATTTAGATGGTCCTGCGAAGACAAACTTGCTCTTGGTCCTCAGAGTGAAGAAGGGGCTGATCATCCTATTGAAAGCCAAGTACCACCATGGGACATTGATGAAGACCTAGCAAGTGACACCCTTGTTATTATTCCTTTCCCTCTCGTATTAACACAACTCAGTTTCATCCAATCCCAAAGCGAAAAGTTAAAAAGTAAGAATAATGAAGACCACCAACTTAGATGAATTAACTTCCAGAAAGAAATAAGAATCTATCCAATTCATTAATCCAAAGccaccaaaacaaaaaaatccattttttttagataaattTAAGTTTATTCAACAACATCAGAATTCAGCTatcaagggagggagggagggagagagagagagagagagagagagagagaaatctgTAATATTTTCCTTCTATCATAGACTCAATATAATGTCACCCAATCCTAAAGCAAAGGAATTCGGAAAGGGCAGAAGAATGAATCCAGCtttagcaaaataaatatcatgtTTTGTTGGTTTAGATAAAAATCCGACTCGATCTATGTCTACATAAAACAGACAACTTTTTCCAAAACAAACATAGAATTAAGAGAGAAAAGATGAGATCTTTATCAAAAATACCTTCTTGGCAATGAATTCAGGATAGTTGTCTTGGAGCATGGTGAGGGCCTGCTTCGTGGCCTGGCGGTGCTTCCCCAGCTTCGGCGAGTTCCTCAGATCAGTCACCTGGACCATGGAGGAAATCCCACCGGGAGTGAAGTCCAATTGGCTCCTGATCCCTTTCTCCAGGTACTGGATCCTCCACTTGAGGAACCTCTGCCGCTTCTCCTCGTCGCCGAAGGCCTTGTCATAAAGCTCCTTGTTTTGGAACTCCCCATAGACGTTGTAGCACACGGGGTGGCCCTCCTTGTCGTAGCCGTGCATGAAGACCACCTTCTCCAACTCCGGCAGGCCCaggtcctcctcgaggaggGCGTCGATGCCGAACTGCTTCCTCCAGATCACGGCGTTCTTGATCATGGCCATGGCATCCTTCACCTTGAAGTCCCGCGCGCGGAGGAACTTCAGCAGGACGGTGTCGCTCTTCTCGTCGCCGACCAGGGGGACGCCCCAGATGAAAACCTCCTccggagccgccgccgccgccgccgccgctggcgCTTCAGCAGGGGCCTCCTTTTCCGGCTCCGCGGCCGGAGTCACCTCCTCCGTGGCCGGGGCGGCAACGGCGACAACGGTCTCCTCGATCGCCACTACCGTCTTGGCCCCGTCCTCCTCCACCACCGCCGCCTTTTCCACCACCACCGCCGCCTTTTCCTCCACCGCCGGCGGCGGAGGTGGTGTCTCGACCTTGGCCGAGGCCGCGGGCTCCTCAGCCACTGCCGGCTTCGGAGGCTCCTCCGTCTCCGGCTTTGCTGCTGGGGCGGGCTCCTCGGCCGGGGCAGGCGAGGCGGGCTCCTCCGCCTTGGTCTCCTCCGCCGGGGCGGCGGCAGCCGGAGGTGGCGGCGGTGGGGGAGGGGTGAACTCGTTGTTGGCGAGGGCGGCCTGGACGAGCTGCTTGATCTCGTCGAGGGCCTTCTTCTCGGGGTCCTGAAGGTCGCCGACGACGCTACTCTCCTCTTTGAAGGATACGGATTCGGGGACAGCGGCCTCCTCGCCCTCgggcttcttctcctccgccGCGGGTGCTGGAGGCGTTTCCTCCGCCGGCTTCTCGAGTTCCTCCGCCGCTGGTTTCTTGGGGTCTTCCGCCGCCTTCTCCACCGCCACCGTTTCGACGGCGACGACCTCTGCGGCGGCGGCCGGTTCGGCTGCCTTAGCTTGCGTCTCTTCGGCCATCGTCGACGTCGACCGGATAATAATtaggggagaagagagagagtctAGTTACGGTTTTGGGGGTTAGTGGGTCGAAGGAAGAGAGATAGAGTCAGAGATAGAGAGAGGGttaaatagagagagaaatgtagagagagaagaggattGCAAGGAGAACTCCGGTCTGTCAGAGTCCGAGCCGGCACTCTACCGCACTTGCAGGGACccgctatttttttatttttgaaaaaaatcagTTTttcaaggtggtagcctagtggtactgggcagaaattctaaccttaaggtcccaagttcgaatcgctgcggcgacgattaaattgtggaccagagctcactactttggccactgcttggacttgaggtataggaccgctcttgaaccgctagtagccggggtggtgctgggtgtgacgtactcacacttgGAACTCGAGCCAAAGCCCAGAggggtagctgagccgggcccatgggtggggagggtatgagtaaaaccggtcggggtgcccaacacacggccatttctgcccgcatcgaacattctcctggcggggcgggggccagtgggggctgctacgcggggttgggcttgtcccttcctccccccaccCCTTTCTTTtaagcggaaaaaaaaaaaacagtttttttgaaaaaaaaaacccatttAGTTCTTATTATTAGATATTAAATTAAATAATCACttaaacttatatatatatatatatacatcctTATAAATATATCAAATTATACATACacctctataaatgcattatttacatgtatatttttataaacTTTTTTATTGAATGCTTCCATAGTTTAACTagcatataaaaaaatataaataaaataatttataaaaaaatatatatgtgtaAATAGTAAATTTACATGGGTATATATAGTTTTGAATATTTATTAGAATATGCATGCAAAAAAATTATGGTATATTTATCAAAGCTACTATAAAAGAGACATTAGACTGGTTATATCTCATATAAGTTATACATAGTTGGTTTTCAAGTTAATGAGCTAAGCCATCGATCACAATTTGCAAATTGTATAATTATATGGTTTGAATGGCTCTTATTACATCTCAACACAGTTTTTCTAGTTATTGAAGATATTTTAGAattatttgatacataaaatatttgaaattttagttaTAGTCTGTTAGCTGATTGtagaacttataaatgaaattTAATTGTCTCATCATGTGCTACTGTTATAATGTATAATTAGGTTAAACTATAGCCTACAAAAAAATGATTCTAGaacaaaatttcttcaaaacatTAAAGCCATTCTGGTTATAAGGTTCTAGTAACTAAAATATCGCAGATCAAAGTTCATATACCATATAGAACAAAAGAATCAGCATATTTCATGGGTTGGATGATTTATGGAGGAATGCAATACTAACACTCCATTGGTCAAAATAACTTTTTGAATGGCAAATTGGTAtcctataatatttttataaaaaaatattctctagCATTGAATGCTTAGATGAAAGAGCTTCGAATATATTTGTTTGTTACAACTATTTCGGTTCCTATAACAGAGTTACACATATCATAAAATAGACCAATCTATAACTTTTAGACATTTGGCACCAAGATAATTTggtttatccattttgttccattaGTATTTTCTTAGCATTTAGTTGCCATTGTTTCTCTATATTTGAAATATAACTCCGTAGTTATATGTATTTTATATCGTGCATATTTACTGAGAGGCTAATCAATCAAATGTAAGAAGCTCAACCTGTTCTCTAATTAATCTCTTAGCggctttttttcttaaaaaataatattgttaGGCATTTTCTAATTCATGGTTGCTCTTTATCGAGGTTGCTAGATGCTACTATAAGAAAATAACAGGAAATATCATTGTGCTTCAAGAAGCCACTTTCCTTCCTCTTGTTAATTAGCATTCAGATAATAAATGGTTGTAATACCTAATAATTTTCCATTGCTTGTACAAAATGATGACCTATTGCTCCAGGTAAAGGTCTAATTATGACAGGACTGCAGTGCCATTCATAAGTTGCTCTATCAACAACATTGCATCCTATTGTTAATTCTGTACCTTTTAGTTAATAATAAGACCAAGTACTCTTTCATACCAGAACTCCTTGATAACAA encodes the following:
- the LOC103702637 gene encoding patellin-3-like, producing the protein MAEETQAKAAEPAAAAEVVAVETVAVEKAAEDPKKPAAEELEKPAEETPPAPAAEEKKPEGEEAAVPESVSFKEESSVVGDLQDPEKKALDEIKQLVQAALANNEFTPPPPPPPPAAAAPAEETKAEEPASPAPAEEPAPAAKPETEEPPKPAVAEEPAASAKVETPPPPPAVEEKAAVVVEKAAVVEEDGAKTVVAIEETVVAVAAPATEEVTPAAEPEKEAPAEAPAAAAAAAAPEEVFIWGVPLVGDEKSDTVLLKFLRARDFKVKDAMAMIKNAVIWRKQFGIDALLEEDLGLPELEKVVFMHGYDKEGHPVCYNVYGEFQNKELYDKAFGDEEKRQRFLKWRIQYLEKGIRSQLDFTPGGISSMVQVTDLRNSPKLGKHRQATKQALTMLQDNYPEFIAKKVFINVPWWYLAFNRMISPFFTLRTKSKFVFAGPSKSAETLFKYIAPEQVPIQYGGLSKDSDPDFTTSDAVTEVTIKPSSKQTVEIPVAETCLVVWELRVLGWEVSYGAEFVPDAEDGYTVIVQKTRKLAATDDPVVKTSFKVGEPGKVVLIVDNPTSKKKKLLYRSKAKSSSGSI